In a genomic window of Glycine max cultivar Williams 82 chromosome 13, Glycine_max_v4.0, whole genome shotgun sequence:
- the LOC100792002 gene encoding transmembrane 9 superfamily member 12 has product MELRIPFICRCVFLFVVVFAQVVNAFYLPGSYMHTYSNKDLIYAKVNSLTSIETELPYNYYSLPYCQPDGGIKKSAENLGELLMGDQIDNSPYRFQMNVNETLYLCTTPLLNEHEVKLLKQRARDLYQVNMILDNLPVMRFTNQNGVTIQWTGFPVGYTPSDGSEDYIINHLKFTVLVHEYEGSGVEIVGTGEEGLGVISESDNKKASGYEIVGFQVVPCSIKYDLEVMTKHKRYDTLSPISCPAELDEYQVIREKERISFTYEVEFVKSDIRWPSRWDAYLKMEGSRVHWFSILNSLMVISFLAGIVFVIFLRTVRRDLTRYEELDKETQAQMNEELSGWKLVVGDVFREPDCSKLLCVMVGDGIQILGMAGVTIVFAALGFMSPASRGMLLTGMIVLYLILGIAAGYVSVRVWRTIKGTTEGWRSISWLAACFYPGIAFIILTVLNFILWSSNSTGAIPISLYFELFFLWFCISVPLTLIGGFMGTKAQPIEYPVRTNQIPREIPARKYPSWLLVLGAGTLPFGTLFIELFFILSSIWLGRFYYVFGFLLVVLLLLIVVCAEVSVVLTYMHLCVEDWRWWWKAFFASGSVALYVFLYSINYLVFDLRSLSGPVSATLYLGYSLLMAIAIMLSTGTIGFLMSFYFVHYLFSSVKID; this is encoded by the coding sequence ATGGAGTTGCGAATACCCTTCATCTGCCGCTGTGTTTTCCTTTTTGTCGTCGTCTTTGCTCAAGTAGTCAATGCTTTTTATCTCCCCGGAAGCTATATGCACACTTACTCAAATAAAGATCTCATATATGCTAAAGTTAATTCGTTGACTTCGATTGAAACTGAGCTTCCCTACAACTACTACAGCCTCCCTTACTGCCAGCCGGATGGCGGCATAAAGAAAAGTGCTGAGAATCTTGGAGAACTTCTGATGGGAGATCAGATCGATAACTCACCGTACCGATTCCAGATGAATGTTAATGAGACGCTTTACCTCTGCACTACGCCCCTGTTGAATGAGCACGAGGTGAAGTTACTCAAACAAAGGGCACGGGATCTGTATCAAGTGAATATGATCCTTGACAACTTGCCTGTTATGAGGTTTACCAACCAAAATGGGGTTACAATCCAGTGGACAGGGTTCCCTGTTGGATACACTCCATCTGATGGCAGTGAAGATTACATCATTAACCACCTTAAGTTCACAGTCTTGGTTCATGAATATGAAGGAAGTGGGGTTGAAATTGTGGGGACTGGCGAGGAAGGTTTGGGTGTTATTTCAGAATCTGACAATAAAAAGGCATCAGGTTATGAAATAGTTGGTTTTCAGGTTGTACCTTGTAGTATTAAATATGATCTGGAAGTCATGACAAAGCACAAGAGGTATGATACTCTTTCTCCTATAAGTTGCCCGGCTGAGCTTGACGAGTATCAAGTGATAAGAGAGAAGGAAAGGATATCATTCACATATGAGGTTGAATTTGTGAAAAGTGATATAAGATGGCCATCACGTTGGGATGCTTATTTGAAGATGGAGGGTTCCCGAGTTCATTGGTTCTCAATCTTAAATTCACTTATGGTTATTTCTTTCCTGGCCGGTattgtttttgtcattttccTAAGAACTGTGAGAAGGGACTTAACGAGGTATGAGGAACTGGACAAAGAGACTCAAGCTCAGATGAACGAGGAGCTCTCTGGATGGAAACTTGTTGTGGGTGATGTGTTTAGGGAGCCTGATTGCTCGAAGCTTCTCTGCGTGATGGTTGGAGATGGGATTCAAATTCTTGGAATGGCTGGTGTTACTATTGTTTTTGCAGCACTTGGCTTCATGTCACCCGCGTCCCGAGGAATGCTACTAACAGGGATGATCGTCTTATATCTTATCCTGGGAATTGCTGCAGGCTATGTCAGCGTTCGTGTATGGAGGACCATTAAGGGAACAACAGAAGGGTGGAGATCAATTTCCTGGTTGGCTGCTTGTTTTTATCCTGGAATTGCTTTCATTATTCTTACAGTACTGAATTTTATTCTATGGAGCAGTAACAGTACTGGTGCCATACCGATTTCCTTGTATTTTGAGCTGTTCTTCCTCTGGTTCTGCATTTCTGTACCTCTTACCCTCATTGGAGGATTTATGGGGACAAAAGCTCAGCCAATTGAATATCCTGTACGCACTAACCAGATTCCAAGGGAAATTCCTGCACGTAAATACCCATCGTGGCTTCTTGTTCTTGGTGCTGGAACTCTTCCATTTGGAACCCTCTTCATTGAGCTTTTCTTCATCCTTTCCAGTATTTGGCTTGGGAGGTTCTATTATGTGTTTGGTTTCCTGTTGGTAGTTCTTCTATTGCTAATTGTTGTTTGTGCTGAAGTGTCTGTGGTCCTCACTTATATGCATCTCTGTGTGGAAGactggcggtggtggtggaaggCATTCTTCGCATCAGGTTCTGTGGCTCTTTACGTCTTCTTATACTCCATTAACTACTTGGTGTTCGACCTGCGGAGTTTGAGTGGACCTGTCTCAGCTACCCTTTACCTTGGTTATTCACTACTCATGGCCATTGCAATCATGTTGTCTACCGGCACCATCGGCTTCCTTATGTCATTCTACTTTGTGCATTACTTGTTCTCATCAGTAAAGATAGATTGA